In Paenibacillus sp. G2S3, a single window of DNA contains:
- a CDS encoding sensor histidine kinase, giving the protein MKGKRIFGWWSVIGDMSMERKLLLVFLIIITLPLTFISVFTYKSYSESIQGNTIAYSEKLIDQMMDGVDDYIEDMKRISSMPAYVDDIKQNLIRSNRYYEQKEIMGGKEGSAALSPGDFDLLLSIQRGIEGNISFINNIKRGANTVYIFDAHGNGYYSTKDGGVRLDLDQSYKYWSQQTKDSSGEALLFGTQSFTSNLQSTRYVFTVVRKIVDGLLNPIGLIAVEANISNLENRVTELDKVTHGKSLIVDENGMVVYNSEKKLLATDISNSDLFKRVGGISGSFYDMVNGKEYLNIYSSSNKTNWKAIISIPVDVLMRDVKVTRNATLAATLSIIVLALIISIILSFALTKSLSQMIHLMKKVQGGDLDVMFRVRRRDEIGLLGHQFNRMLARIRQLIQDIYRIEEQKKEAELHALQSQINPHFIYNTLESIRMTAELNDDIEAADMISILGKLLRYSTSDLSGKTTMKQELGYVSNYVELLNCRYPNRFVLEIDVPKALDNYSIIKLVFQPIIENAAYHGLDDNKPQMHLSIRCEMTDQMLLFHIKDDGCGMDEITLERLNEGLQKESPPKKNINGGIGMKNIQQRVRLHYGAAYGIEVYSQLGQGTDVILSLPLLEPELIRLPD; this is encoded by the coding sequence ATGAAAGGTAAACGTATCTTTGGCTGGTGGTCCGTTATCGGGGACATGAGCATGGAACGCAAGCTGCTCCTCGTCTTTTTGATTATTATTACCCTTCCGCTCACCTTCATTAGTGTGTTTACTTATAAAAGTTATTCAGAATCTATTCAGGGCAACACCATTGCTTATTCTGAGAAGCTAATCGATCAAATGATGGATGGGGTAGATGATTATATTGAAGATATGAAGCGTATTTCATCTATGCCAGCCTATGTGGATGATATTAAACAAAATTTAATTCGTTCAAACCGCTACTATGAGCAGAAAGAGATCATGGGTGGCAAAGAAGGTAGTGCCGCATTGTCGCCTGGAGATTTTGATCTGCTGCTGTCCATTCAGCGGGGAATAGAGGGCAATATTTCATTTATTAACAATATTAAGCGGGGCGCCAACACGGTTTATATTTTTGACGCGCATGGGAATGGTTATTATTCTACCAAGGATGGTGGAGTACGGCTTGACCTCGATCAAAGTTATAAGTACTGGAGTCAGCAGACAAAGGATTCTAGCGGAGAGGCACTATTGTTTGGTACCCAGTCGTTTACGAGTAATTTGCAGAGCACTCGCTATGTTTTTACCGTTGTTCGCAAAATCGTGGATGGTTTGTTGAATCCGATTGGACTGATCGCGGTAGAAGCGAATATTAGCAATCTGGAGAATCGAGTTACAGAGCTGGATAAAGTAACACATGGCAAATCTCTAATCGTTGATGAAAATGGGATGGTCGTGTACAACAGCGAGAAGAAGCTTCTTGCCACAGATATTTCTAATTCAGACTTGTTCAAAAGGGTCGGTGGGATATCCGGAAGTTTCTATGACATGGTTAATGGAAAAGAATATTTGAATATATACTCAAGCTCTAACAAGACCAATTGGAAGGCCATTATCTCCATTCCTGTGGATGTACTGATGCGGGATGTGAAGGTGACCCGGAATGCAACGCTCGCTGCAACATTAAGTATCATTGTGTTGGCGTTAATTATCTCCATTATTCTTTCCTTTGCACTCACTAAATCACTTTCTCAGATGATTCACCTGATGAAAAAGGTTCAGGGCGGCGATTTAGATGTGATGTTTAGGGTTAGACGACGTGACGAGATTGGTCTGCTCGGGCATCAGTTCAATCGTATGTTGGCTCGGATCAGGCAATTAATTCAGGATATTTACCGAATCGAAGAACAGAAGAAGGAAGCGGAGCTTCATGCTTTGCAGAGTCAGATTAATCCTCATTTTATCTATAATACGCTGGAGTCGATCCGAATGACGGCTGAGCTTAACGATGATATTGAAGCTGCGGATATGATCTCAATTTTGGGTAAACTGCTACGGTATAGTACAAGTGATTTAAGCGGTAAAACGACCATGAAGCAAGAACTTGGATATGTGAGCAATTATGTTGAACTGCTGAACTGTCGTTACCCTAATCGTTTCGTCCTTGAGATCGACGTGCCGAAGGCGTTGGATAATTATTCTATTATCAAGCTGGTCTTCCAGCCGATTATAGAGAATGCTGCCTATCATGGCTTGGATGATAACAAACCGCAAATGCATCTGAGCATCCGTTGCGAGATGACAGACCAAATGCTCTTGTTCCACATTAAGGACGACGGCTGTGGAATGGATGAGATCACTTTGGAGAGATTGAATGAGGGGCTGCAGAAAGAAAGTCCTCCTAAGAAAAATATCAATGGGGGCATAGGAATGAAAAATATACAGCAGCGAGTGCGCCTTCATTATGGAGCAGCATATGGAATTGAGGTATATAGTCAGCTTGGACAAGGGACGGATGTTATTTTGTCGCTACCATTGCTGGAACCGGAATTGATTAGATTACCTGACTGA
- a CDS encoding ABC transporter substrate-binding protein has translation MGMRLHWTTRTILLLLFLLSISGCENNTKQTESSVPPVGSEVKSDLSGTIVMMTNRVDLIENGTFQGYADQFKEKYPEANVEFEGLSNYATDILVRLSTKDAGDVLLLPVNLPSKELDYFFEPLDEETSASERFTSFATYDGKRYGLSTGTTTVGIVYNKRSFEKAGITAVPQTLDQFYEACAKLKEAGIIPLYMNYGAVWPLREWGNSLVNYMTGNPEYLNNMVNEDSPWQLDNEWGKSISIARTLIAKGYVENELFSNNWEISKTRLAKGQAGMYLLGNWAVGQVLDVGASPDDIGFFPFPYDNSSTHYAPINPDWFVGVSKYSKNKELAVAWLNFFVKETSYPDNWGFLPADGSLNPFMPQYREFLSYEPKLVYGTVQTDAFIDLANRAKLSFWSGDYIQELLAAPDLQKSFDELNEKWTEARAGTLATSQP, from the coding sequence ATGGGGATGAGATTACACTGGACTACGCGTACCATACTGCTGCTGCTCTTTTTGTTATCGATTAGTGGCTGTGAGAACAACACCAAGCAAACAGAATCTTCAGTGCCTCCAGTTGGAAGCGAGGTGAAGTCTGACTTATCCGGCACCATAGTCATGATGACCAATCGAGTAGATCTGATTGAGAACGGAACCTTTCAAGGGTACGCAGACCAATTCAAGGAAAAGTACCCCGAAGCGAATGTTGAATTTGAAGGTTTATCTAATTACGCAACGGATATTCTGGTAAGGCTGTCCACCAAGGACGCTGGAGATGTACTTTTGCTTCCTGTGAATCTTCCATCAAAGGAACTGGATTATTTTTTCGAACCGTTGGATGAAGAAACGTCGGCTAGTGAGCGCTTCACCTCTTTTGCTACTTATGATGGTAAGCGTTATGGGCTATCCACGGGAACTACCACGGTAGGGATTGTCTATAATAAAAGGTCTTTCGAAAAAGCAGGAATTACCGCTGTTCCGCAGACACTGGATCAATTCTATGAAGCTTGCGCTAAATTAAAAGAGGCTGGAATTATTCCACTGTATATGAATTATGGAGCCGTCTGGCCACTGCGTGAATGGGGAAATAGTCTGGTCAATTATATGACAGGCAACCCTGAGTATCTAAATAATATGGTAAATGAGGATAGCCCATGGCAGCTCGATAATGAGTGGGGGAAATCCATTTCCATTGCTCGAACCTTAATTGCTAAAGGTTATGTAGAGAATGAACTCTTCTCGAACAATTGGGAGATCTCTAAGACTAGACTCGCTAAAGGTCAAGCTGGCATGTATTTACTTGGGAATTGGGCGGTTGGTCAAGTGCTTGATGTGGGGGCTTCACCAGATGATATCGGATTCTTCCCATTTCCTTATGATAATAGCAGTACTCACTATGCACCGATCAATCCAGACTGGTTCGTGGGTGTTAGCAAATACAGTAAGAATAAAGAGCTTGCTGTGGCTTGGTTGAATTTTTTTGTAAAAGAGACTTCGTATCCAGATAATTGGGGATTCCTTCCTGCTGATGGTAGTCTGAACCCTTTTATGCCGCAGTATCGTGAATTTTTATCTTATGAACCTAAGCTGGTGTATGGCACGGTACAAACTGATGCGTTCATTGATCTGGCGAATAGAGCCAAGCTATCCTTTTGGTCCGGAGATTATATTCAGGAGTTACTTGCTGCGCCTGATCTACAAAAGTCTTTTGACGAATTAAATGAAAAATGGACGGAAGCACGGGCAGGTACACTGGCAACTTCTCAGCCTTAA
- a CDS encoding LacI family DNA-binding transcriptional regulator, with product MAKKVTMQKIADHLGVSKFVVSKSLSGKAGVNETTRERVIQAASQLGYFTQKNAFVQGIKRTPPVGGSDRNKQSVLVLMPNIRSQTQDSLYWGKIVDGIALALDQEGLGMVIISENRADNFVNILNPSGILGLVGVGEISTSLLLEVHRIGLPMVLIDHEDPLIPSDTVFANNVDSMARLTNHLMGTGHTQMHFIGNIGFSRSFRDRWIGFRSALEESGIRLPLGDDANLFLEGVEEDVFQEDFKNWVLKRKKAKTLPTALVCANDKTALSVCDILKAEGLNIPGDISVTGFDNIEDALRGVPPLTTVHVPKEAMGRAAVEKLLSRIGHPSAPLEKILIAADIVHRDSVDIPRD from the coding sequence ATGGCTAAAAAGGTCACCATGCAAAAAATAGCTGATCATCTCGGTGTATCTAAATTTGTTGTCTCCAAGTCACTATCGGGTAAAGCTGGCGTTAATGAGACGACCAGAGAACGAGTGATTCAAGCGGCTTCGCAGTTAGGCTATTTTACGCAAAAGAATGCCTTTGTCCAAGGTATAAAGCGAACTCCTCCGGTAGGGGGCAGTGATCGCAATAAGCAATCTGTGCTTGTATTAATGCCGAATATCCGCTCACAGACTCAGGATTCCTTGTATTGGGGAAAGATTGTGGACGGTATTGCCCTTGCGCTGGATCAAGAAGGACTAGGGATGGTGATTATCTCTGAGAACCGTGCGGATAATTTCGTCAATATCTTGAACCCAAGCGGGATTCTTGGTTTGGTAGGTGTGGGCGAAATCTCCACTTCATTACTACTTGAGGTACATCGCATCGGTCTGCCGATGGTGCTGATTGACCATGAAGATCCATTAATTCCGAGTGATACTGTATTCGCTAACAATGTGGATTCCATGGCCCGGCTTACTAATCATTTGATGGGGACAGGACATACACAAATGCATTTTATCGGGAATATTGGATTTTCACGGAGTTTCCGGGATCGGTGGATTGGCTTCCGGAGTGCACTGGAGGAGAGTGGGATAAGACTGCCTTTGGGAGATGATGCGAATCTCTTTTTGGAAGGGGTGGAGGAAGATGTATTCCAAGAGGACTTTAAAAATTGGGTGCTGAAGCGGAAAAAAGCTAAGACACTTCCAACCGCCTTGGTTTGCGCCAATGACAAAACAGCACTCTCTGTTTGTGATATTCTGAAGGCAGAAGGTCTTAATATCCCAGGGGATATCTCGGTTACAGGTTTTGATAATATTGAGGATGCTTTAAGAGGTGTTCCACCGCTTACTACTGTGCATGTCCCTAAAGAAGCGATGGGCCGGGCGGCAGTGGAGAAGCTGCTAAGTCGGATTGGGCACCCCTCGGCGCCACTTGAGAAGATCCTGATCGCAGCAGACATCGTGCATCGTGATTCTGTGGATATACCGAGAGACTAG
- a CDS encoding GNAT family protein has translation MIEPVAIPVIEGKNITLRSVEESDLEAYYNFLLDDEMGRLTGSQGEFSREQTAAWIRKISVPAEDRVDLMIIVKVTDELIGEVVLNEIDPDNRSANIRIGIRSHEYRGKGYGTEAMTQMLRYGFEALKLHRIHLGVYTFNPRAIHVYEKLGFKRDGVERDALYVDGEFHNMILMSMLEDEYRALYNFKK, from the coding sequence ATGATAGAACCTGTTGCAATACCAGTGATTGAAGGTAAGAATATTACTCTGCGCAGTGTAGAAGAGTCCGATCTGGAGGCCTATTACAACTTTTTACTTGATGATGAGATGGGGCGTCTAACGGGATCGCAAGGAGAATTCTCTCGTGAGCAAACTGCAGCTTGGATTCGTAAGATTAGTGTTCCAGCCGAGGATCGTGTGGATCTTATGATAATAGTAAAAGTAACGGATGAGCTTATTGGAGAAGTGGTGCTGAACGAAATAGATCCAGACAACCGTAGCGCAAACATTCGAATTGGGATTCGTAGTCATGAATATAGAGGTAAAGGTTATGGTACTGAAGCTATGACTCAAATGCTGCGATATGGCTTTGAAGCCTTGAAGCTGCATCGTATCCATCTTGGTGTATATACGTTTAATCCAAGAGCCATTCATGTCTATGAGAAGCTCGGTTTCAAGCGCGATGGGGTGGAGCGGGATGCTCTTTATGTAGATGGAGAATTTCATAATATGATTTTGATGTCTATGCTGGAGGATGAATACCGGGCTTTGTACAATTTTAAAAAATGA
- a CDS encoding manganese catalase family protein, producing the protein MFKRMDEIMIEIPEVEKPDPNAAAAVQELLGGKFGEMSTLNNYLYQSFNFRSKDKLKPFYDLVMSITAEELGHVELVSHAINKCLRGSTSYKKPDSTPLGSVKDARLSYHFLAGAQGAMPFDSTGNPWTGANVFNSGNLVEDLLHNFFLECGARTHKMKVYEMTDHPAARAVVGFLLVRGGVHVVAYAKAIEIATGVNVTKLVPVPSLNNKSFSEAKKYEEKGVHTKLYTWSDSDFGAIDQIWKGTHPEDNLPLEVIQGSPKGFPIPVAPAVEEEFAPGISPEDFKEIAKRLKMAGNITE; encoded by the coding sequence ATGTTCAAACGTATGGATGAGATCATGATCGAGATCCCTGAAGTTGAGAAGCCAGATCCCAATGCTGCTGCCGCTGTACAAGAACTGCTTGGCGGAAAGTTTGGAGAAATGTCGACCCTTAACAATTACCTCTATCAATCCTTTAATTTCCGTTCAAAAGACAAACTGAAACCCTTTTATGATTTGGTGATGAGTATAACGGCGGAAGAGCTAGGCCACGTGGAGCTAGTCTCGCATGCCATCAATAAATGCCTTCGAGGGTCAACAAGTTATAAAAAGCCAGATTCCACCCCTCTAGGGTCTGTAAAAGATGCGCGTTTATCCTATCACTTTCTGGCGGGGGCTCAAGGGGCAATGCCTTTTGATTCAACGGGAAATCCATGGACCGGAGCAAATGTATTTAATAGCGGCAACCTAGTGGAAGATCTGCTACATAACTTCTTCCTCGAATGTGGAGCCAGAACACATAAAATGAAAGTCTACGAAATGACAGACCATCCAGCTGCACGCGCTGTAGTCGGATTTCTTTTAGTGCGCGGTGGTGTCCATGTGGTCGCTTATGCCAAAGCCATCGAAATCGCGACAGGTGTTAATGTAACGAAGCTCGTGCCGGTTCCTTCGTTAAATAACAAATCATTTAGTGAAGCGAAGAAATATGAGGAGAAAGGTGTGCATACAAAGCTGTACACCTGGAGTGACAGTGACTTCGGCGCCATCGATCAGATTTGGAAGGGAACCCATCCAGAGGATAATCTCCCGCTGGAAGTCATTCAAGGATCACCTAAAGGCTTCCCGATCCCCGTAGCTCCTGCAGTCGAAGAGGAGTTCGCTCCAGGCATCTCCCCCGAAGACTTCAAAGAAATTGCCAAACGCCTCAAAATGGCTGGAAATATTACAGAATAA
- a CDS encoding glycosidase translates to MSSLFHERKQQLTERYEALITRNNEKLPYGNGIYDRYAYPLLTAEHAPLIWRYDFNPETNPYFAERIGVNGVFNPGAIELNGKFYLVARVEGNDRKSFFAVAESDNGVDGFRFWDHPVVLPETEVPDINVYDMRLVSHEDGWIYGLFCTERKDPDAPHGDLSSAVAQCGIVRTKDLKTWERLADLKTGSAQQRNVVLHPEFVDGKYAFYTRPQDGFIDAGSGGGIGWGLSDTIEDAVITSETIIDERHYHTIKEVKNGQGPAPIKTAKGWLHIAHGVRNTAAGLRYVLYTFLSDLEEPNKVTHSPGGHFIAPDGEERVGDVSNVVFCNGVIARDNGEIFIYYASSDTRIHVATTTVDQMLDYVLNTPEDPLRSYACVQQRIALIDRNLVL, encoded by the coding sequence ATGTCATCGTTATTTCATGAACGCAAACAACAATTAACAGAACGTTATGAAGCGCTGATCACTCGTAACAATGAAAAGCTTCCTTATGGAAACGGTATTTATGACCGTTATGCTTATCCACTGCTAACCGCTGAACACGCTCCTCTAATCTGGCGTTACGACTTCAACCCTGAAACTAATCCTTACTTTGCGGAAAGAATCGGCGTCAACGGCGTTTTCAACCCTGGTGCCATAGAACTTAACGGTAAGTTCTATCTTGTTGCCCGTGTTGAAGGCAATGACCGCAAATCTTTTTTTGCTGTCGCGGAAAGTGACAATGGTGTGGATGGCTTCCGTTTCTGGGATCATCCAGTTGTGCTGCCCGAGACAGAAGTTCCTGATATCAATGTCTACGATATGCGTCTCGTAAGCCATGAAGATGGCTGGATCTATGGCCTCTTTTGCACAGAACGCAAAGATCCAGACGCTCCACACGGTGACCTTTCCAGTGCAGTAGCACAATGTGGTATTGTTCGCACAAAGGATCTGAAAACCTGGGAACGTCTGGCCGATCTTAAGACAGGTTCTGCTCAGCAGCGTAATGTCGTGCTCCACCCTGAATTTGTGGATGGAAAATACGCCTTCTACACTCGCCCACAGGATGGCTTTATTGATGCAGGCTCTGGTGGCGGTATTGGCTGGGGACTCTCGGATACAATTGAGGATGCCGTGATTACGAGTGAGACTATCATAGATGAGCGTCATTACCACACCATCAAGGAAGTTAAGAATGGCCAAGGTCCAGCTCCAATCAAAACTGCAAAGGGCTGGTTGCATATTGCTCATGGTGTACGCAACACAGCTGCTGGACTCAGATACGTGCTTTACACTTTTTTATCTGATCTGGAGGAGCCAAACAAAGTTACGCATTCACCAGGCGGTCATTTCATCGCACCAGACGGTGAAGAACGTGTCGGCGATGTCTCCAACGTCGTGTTCTGTAATGGTGTGATTGCACGTGATAACGGTGAAATCTTTATTTACTACGCTTCTTCCGATACTCGCATCCATGTAGCTACAACTACCGTTGACCAAATGTTAGATTATGTACTGAACACACCAGAAGATCCCCTTCGATCTTATGCATGTGTACAGCAACGTATCGCCCTCATTGATCGTAATTTAGTGTTGTAA
- a CDS encoding AGE family epimerase/isomerase — protein sequence MINSPESWLSQLEDELQGNILSFWMKQTKDEINGGFVGEIDNQLNIAPNAEKSLVLNARILWSFASAYRLYGKTEYLTMAERAYVYLMDHFLDKEYGGLYWMVDAEGKPSQEKKQIYGQAFAIYALAEFYHATGRPEVLDEAIQIFRLVEKYGYDSTYKGYVEALSREWQITDNLSLSSKDMNEKKSMNTHLHVLEAYTGLYRVWKSEELASTLAELIETMLDHIIDNEGKHFHLFLDEAWKVKSDIISYGHDIEGSWLLVEAAETLGHEELLHRVHTVAISMAEAVLAEGIDTDGGIWNEADPSGLLSKDKDWWPQAEAVVGFYNAYQLTGDSKFNEAAQASWTFIDKYMVDHKLGEWYWGVDKNHLPLPHATKVSAWKCPYHNSRACFEMIARLRSTIKETV from the coding sequence ATGATTAATTCACCAGAATCATGGCTGTCTCAGCTTGAGGATGAGCTGCAGGGTAATATTCTCAGTTTTTGGATGAAACAAACAAAGGACGAAATTAATGGCGGTTTTGTTGGTGAAATCGACAATCAACTGAACATTGCGCCTAACGCGGAGAAAAGTCTTGTTCTTAATGCCCGCATTCTTTGGTCCTTTGCGAGCGCTTACCGACTCTACGGCAAGACAGAATATCTGACCATGGCAGAACGCGCCTATGTCTATCTAATGGATCATTTCCTCGATAAAGAATATGGCGGATTGTACTGGATGGTGGATGCTGAGGGCAAACCCTCACAGGAGAAAAAACAAATCTATGGCCAAGCTTTTGCGATCTACGCACTTGCGGAGTTCTACCATGCGACCGGACGGCCTGAGGTGTTAGATGAGGCAATTCAAATATTCCGGCTTGTTGAAAAATATGGCTATGATTCTACTTACAAAGGTTATGTTGAAGCTTTATCTCGGGAATGGCAAATCACGGATAACCTCAGCCTTAGCAGCAAGGACATGAATGAGAAAAAATCAATGAACACCCATCTACACGTGTTGGAAGCGTATACCGGACTTTATCGAGTATGGAAATCAGAGGAGCTGGCGAGCACGCTGGCTGAGCTAATCGAAACGATGCTGGACCATATCATTGATAACGAAGGCAAGCATTTTCATCTTTTCTTAGATGAGGCTTGGAAGGTGAAGTCAGATATCATCTCCTACGGACATGATATCGAAGGTAGTTGGCTGCTAGTGGAAGCCGCAGAAACGCTTGGACATGAAGAACTACTCCATCGTGTGCATACAGTAGCCATCTCCATGGCAGAAGCTGTTCTTGCGGAAGGTATAGATACGGATGGCGGGATATGGAATGAAGCTGATCCAAGCGGGCTGCTGAGCAAAGATAAAGATTGGTGGCCGCAAGCGGAGGCGGTTGTTGGCTTCTACAATGCCTATCAGCTGACCGGTGACAGTAAATTTAATGAGGCTGCCCAAGCCTCCTGGACTTTTATTGATAAATATATGGTGGATCACAAATTAGGTGAATGGTACTGGGGTGTGGATAAGAACCATCTGCCCCTGCCTCATGCAACCAAGGTTAGTGCCTGGAAATGCCCTTATCATAACAGCAGAGCCTGCTTCGAAATGATCGCACGACTGAGATCGACTATAAAGGAGACTGTATAA
- a CDS encoding 1,4-beta-xylanase, with protein sequence MLFNNEYIAGVTWGFSGTRGSWKTEEAERSMELMSSVTGANWTAIALSALQATAHSTEIPYGDAPTVSDEEVKWAISKAKSLQLKVCLKPIVNCADGTWRAHINFFDKDVPCEPKWSEWFSSYTKFILHYAAIAEETGCEMFCIGCELVQTDRRETEWRTLIAEVRKVYSGILTYNCDKYQEDNVTWWDALDVISSSGYYPANDWEAQLERIERVVRAQNMPFFFMEAGCPSRSGSAAIPNDWTLKGEPSQEEQSKFYQAMFQGCERRDWVQGFMLWDWPAHLYPIHEAEQNDDYCMYGKEAAGIINEYFTLKINK encoded by the coding sequence ATGCTATTTAACAATGAATACATTGCAGGCGTAACCTGGGGCTTCTCGGGTACACGTGGTTCATGGAAAACGGAAGAAGCGGAACGTTCGATGGAACTCATGTCCTCCGTCACCGGAGCGAACTGGACGGCCATTGCTCTAAGCGCGCTTCAAGCCACTGCTCATTCTACAGAAATACCCTATGGGGATGCTCCAACCGTTAGCGACGAAGAAGTGAAATGGGCCATCAGTAAAGCGAAATCACTGCAGCTAAAGGTATGCTTGAAGCCGATCGTTAATTGCGCTGACGGAACTTGGCGTGCTCACATTAACTTTTTCGATAAGGATGTTCCTTGCGAGCCTAAATGGTCTGAATGGTTCAGCTCTTATACTAAATTTATTCTGCATTATGCTGCCATTGCTGAAGAAACAGGCTGTGAGATGTTCTGTATCGGCTGCGAGCTTGTACAAACGGATAGACGCGAAACCGAATGGCGCACGCTTATTGCCGAGGTTCGAAAGGTTTACTCAGGGATTCTTACTTATAATTGCGATAAGTATCAGGAGGATAACGTGACCTGGTGGGACGCGCTTGATGTGATTTCTTCAAGTGGATATTATCCAGCTAACGATTGGGAAGCTCAGCTCGAGCGGATTGAGCGTGTGGTGAGAGCGCAGAATATGCCTTTCTTTTTCATGGAAGCGGGTTGCCCAAGCCGGAGCGGGAGCGCAGCGATTCCTAATGATTGGACCTTAAAAGGTGAACCAAGCCAAGAGGAACAAAGCAAATTCTATCAGGCAATGTTTCAAGGCTGTGAGCGCAGAGATTGGGTTCAGGGCTTTATGCTCTGGGATTGGCCTGCTCATCTTTATCCAATTCATGAAGCAGAACAGAATGATGATTATTGTATGTATGGTAAAGAAGCCGCTGGGATCATTAACGAATATTTCACCTTGAAAATAAATAAGTAA
- a CDS encoding response regulator, with protein MINVMIADDEEVIRRGLEKITSRMELDVNVIGSYGNGLEAWEHFEKLSRDDIDLLITDIKMPRMDGFTLIEQVRGHMEDMPIAVLSGFSEFEYARRAIRHGVMDYLLKPIDKTQLYELLKRVEDVKKKNVTEQEELFSQATEGGEHYVVEQTKSILEKEYDQNFELERLAETVGMNASYLSRLFKIKTGQTITDYLIRIRISKAKELLMEHPDLKNYEIAEKVGYSDPVYFNKLFKKMCGMTPKDYKSGCKFSKIEREF; from the coding sequence ATGATAAATGTTATGATTGCGGACGACGAGGAAGTCATTCGCAGGGGGCTTGAAAAAATCACATCCAGGATGGAGCTAGACGTAAATGTAATTGGATCCTACGGTAACGGGTTGGAAGCCTGGGAGCATTTTGAAAAGTTATCCCGAGATGACATTGACCTGCTTATTACAGATATCAAAATGCCTAGAATGGATGGCTTTACGCTGATTGAACAGGTTAGAGGACATATGGAGGATATGCCTATTGCTGTCCTTAGCGGTTTTAGTGAATTTGAATATGCCCGCCGAGCAATACGTCATGGGGTAATGGATTATTTGCTAAAACCCATTGATAAAACTCAGTTATATGAACTTCTTAAGAGAGTAGAGGATGTTAAGAAAAAGAACGTGACAGAGCAGGAGGAGTTATTCTCTCAAGCGACAGAGGGTGGAGAACATTATGTTGTTGAGCAGACTAAAAGCATACTGGAGAAAGAGTATGATCAGAACTTCGAGCTTGAGCGTTTGGCGGAGACTGTCGGTATGAATGCGAGCTACCTCAGCCGTTTGTTCAAAATAAAGACGGGACAGACGATCACAGACTATCTGATTCGAATTCGTATTTCTAAAGCGAAGGAATTGCTGATGGAGCATCCCGACCTGAAAAATTATGAAATTGCCGAGAAGGTAGGTTATAGCGATCCGGTCTATTTTAATAAATTGTTCAAGAAAATGTGTGGTATGACACCTAAGGATTATAAAAGCGGCTGTAAATTCTCCAAAATCGAACGTGAGTTTTAA